A window of Ignavibacteriales bacterium contains these coding sequences:
- a CDS encoding GIY-YIG nuclease family protein gives MIDKKEMKKQYKQTLPFMGIYQIKNFINGKIFIGNSKNLHGKSNSYKFQLNSGLHINRDLQEDYIKYGEQNFTFEILDTLEPKDDPAYKYDDDLKTLEDLWLEKLQPFGEKGYNKFKK, from the coding sequence ATGATTGATAAAAAGGAAATGAAGAAACAATACAAACAAACATTACCATTCATGGGTATTTATCAAATAAAAAATTTTATCAACGGAAAAATATTTATTGGCAACAGTAAAAATCTTCATGGAAAATCTAACAGCTATAAGTTCCAGTTAAATTCCGGTTTACATATTAACAGAGATCTACAAGAGGATTATATTAAATACGGTGAACAAAATTTTACTTTTGAGATACTCGATACATTAGAACCTAAAGACGATCCCGCATATAAATATGATGATGATCTTAAAACATTAGAAGATTTATGGCTTGAGAAACTTCAACCGTTTGGTGAAAAAGGATATAATAAATTTAAGAAGTAG
- the nuoL gene encoding NADH-quinone oxidoreductase subunit L, with protein sequence MINLIYLTTLLPLLGFLINGLFGRKIKNEKVIGLIGSATIGLSFLIVLGAFIQTVGLPIENRSNTVNLFSWLNVGGLQIKFAYLVDQLSLTMSLIVTGVGFLIHVYSIGYMHGDKGFWRFFAYLNLFIFAMMNLVLGDNFVVLFLGWEGVGLCSYLLIGFWYDRKFEKGTTSQAAKKAFVVNRIGDFGFLLGMFLIYMTFDSLNFKEVFARAASFPIAESTFGLIALFLFIGATGKSAQIPLFVWLPDAMAGPTPVSALIHAATMVTAGVYMVSRASIIFASAPAIMTVVAVIGLLTAIMAATIGLVQNDIKKVLAYSTVSQLGYMFLAAGVGAFSASIFHVMTHAFFKALLFLGAGSVIHGMHDEQNIQKYGGLKKYMPKTFLTFFIATLAISGVPGFSGFFSKDEILWSAYANGGFVFWLIGAITAMLTAFYMFRLVSLTFYGKERFDHHHIHPHESPALMTVPLIILAVLSVIGGYIGLPKVFAGEHGNLFEGWLEPIYAPAMNKLALYGDHTHLEEILLMAVSVAAVLSALYFALHVYRKNPQIAENVSNKFKGLYNLLLNKYFVDEVYEASVVQPIQKGSEKFLWKIFDVKFIDGMVNGVASLVEKGSGVIRKIQTGVAQSYALIMMAGIALVLLWLILSL encoded by the coding sequence ATGATAAATCTTATATACCTAACAACACTTTTGCCGTTACTTGGATTTTTAATTAACGGATTGTTCGGAAGAAAAATCAAGAACGAAAAAGTAATTGGTCTAATCGGCAGTGCTACTATTGGACTTTCTTTTCTAATTGTTCTCGGTGCTTTTATCCAAACGGTTGGACTTCCAATTGAAAACAGATCTAATACTGTTAATTTGTTTTCATGGCTAAATGTCGGTGGACTTCAAATAAAATTTGCTTACCTGGTTGATCAACTTTCTCTTACAATGTCTTTAATTGTAACCGGCGTAGGATTTTTAATCCACGTTTACTCTATCGGTTATATGCACGGTGATAAAGGTTTCTGGAGATTCTTTGCTTATCTAAATCTTTTCATCTTTGCGATGATGAATTTGGTTTTGGGCGATAACTTCGTTGTTCTTTTTCTTGGATGGGAGGGTGTCGGGCTCTGTTCTTATTTATTGATTGGTTTCTGGTATGATAGAAAATTTGAAAAGGGAACAACATCACAAGCGGCTAAAAAAGCTTTTGTAGTTAACAGAATTGGTGATTTCGGATTTCTACTTGGAATGTTTTTAATCTACATGACTTTTGATTCACTCAACTTCAAAGAAGTTTTTGCGAGAGCTGCATCTTTCCCAATTGCAGAATCAACATTTGGTTTGATCGCACTATTTTTGTTCATTGGTGCTACCGGTAAGTCTGCACAAATTCCTTTGTTCGTCTGGCTGCCCGATGCAATGGCTGGTCCAACTCCGGTTTCAGCGCTCATACATGCTGCTACGATGGTCACTGCCGGTGTTTATATGGTTTCGCGTGCATCAATAATTTTTGCTTCCGCTCCTGCTATAATGACAGTAGTTGCAGTTATCGGATTACTGACTGCAATCATGGCTGCGACAATTGGTTTAGTTCAGAATGATATTAAAAAAGTTTTAGCTTACTCAACAGTAAGTCAATTAGGATACATGTTTCTTGCAGCAGGCGTTGGTGCATTCAGCGCATCAATTTTTCATGTGATGACTCACGCATTTTTCAAAGCACTTTTATTTCTTGGTGCCGGTTCTGTAATTCATGGAATGCATGATGAGCAGAACATTCAAAAATACGGTGGTTTAAAAAAATATATGCCGAAAACTTTTCTAACATTTTTTATTGCAACTCTTGCTATCTCAGGTGTTCCTGGTTTTTCCGGATTCTTCAGCAAAGATGAAATTTTGTGGAGCGCTTATGCGAACGGCGGATTTGTATTTTGGTTGATTGGTGCGATTACCGCAATGTTAACCGCGTTCTACATGTTCAGATTAGTTTCACTAACATTTTACGGTAAAGAAAGATTTGATCATCATCATATTCATCCGCATGAATCACCAGCATTAATGACTGTCCCTTTGATAATTCTTGCAGTACTTTCTGTAATCGGTGGATATATTGGCCTACCAAAAGTTTTTGCGGGAGAGCATGGTAATTTATTTGAAGGTTGGCTTGAACCAATCTATGCACCGGCTATGAATAAATTGGCGCTGTATGGTGATCATACTCATTTAGAAGAAATTTTATTAATGGCTGTTTCTGTCGCAGCAGTTTTAAGTGCTCTATACTTTGCTCTGCATGTTTATAGAAAAAATCCTCAGATTGCCGAAAATGTCTCCAACAAGTTCAAAGGATTATACAACTTACTTCTAAATAAATATTTTGTTGATGAGGTTTACGAAGCGTCAGTAGTTCAGCCGATACAAAAGGGAAGTGAGAAATTTTTGTGGAAAATCTTTGATGTAAAATTCATTGACGGAATGGTAAATGGTGTTGCTTCGCTTGTAGAAAAAGGTTCTGGTGTAATTAGAAAAATTCAAACCGGAGTTGCGCAATCCTATGCATTAATTATGATGGCGGGAATTGCATTAGTTCTTTTATGGTTGATACTTAGTTTGTAA
- a CDS encoding NADH-quinone oxidoreductase subunit J, with translation MNVQIILFIVLASVAATSSVVMITRKSPVICAVFLVLNFFALAGLYLLLNAQFIAVVQVIVYAGAIMVLFLFVLMLLNTETEHKLFADKRAIKFFAILISAFVFVQVAYLIFHGSPSRTLTPDETASVKAGTIQAIGQQLYTNYIIPFEVAGFLLLAATIGAMVLAKKKFE, from the coding sequence ATGAATGTACAGATAATTCTATTTATTGTTCTCGCATCAGTAGCCGCAACATCATCTGTTGTGATGATCACACGCAAGAGTCCAGTAATCTGCGCTGTATTTTTAGTCCTTAATTTTTTTGCACTTGCCGGTTTATACTTACTGCTTAATGCTCAGTTTATTGCTGTTGTTCAAGTTATTGTGTATGCCGGTGCAATTATGGTTTTATTCCTTTTTGTTCTTATGTTATTGAACACAGAAACTGAACACAAATTATTTGCTGATAAACGCGCCATTAAATTTTTTGCAATTCTAATTAGTGCATTTGTATTTGTTCAAGTGGCTTATTTAATTTTTCACGGAAGTCCTTCCCGTACATTAACACCAGATGAAACAGCCAGTGTTAAAGCCGGAACAATTCAAGCAATTGGTCAACAGCTTTATACAAATTATATAATTCCTTTTGAGGTTGCAGGATTTTTACTTCTTGCTGCAACAATTGGAGCTATGGTTTTAGCAAAGAAAAAATTCGAGTAA
- a CDS encoding NADH-quinone oxidoreductase subunit M — MKQNLLLTYLLLTPIIGSVLVLFFKQEQKQLIRWFGLAISLIAFIISLIVYFGFDSANSQFQFIHQIVWIKSLNISYHVGVDGISLLLVLLTTFLTPLTLLSTWKAIEKNVKMFTFSMLFLEVGMLGVFISLDIFLFYIFWEAMLIPMYFIIGIWGGERKIYAAVKFFIFTMFGSLLMLVAIIWLAVYASSTLGYFTTNLLDLYKVGPTIPHEIQSWMFGAFFLSFAIKVPIFPLHTWLPDAHVEAPTAGSVILAGVLLKMGTYGLIRFCLPLFPQSSVQFAPIISVLAVIGIIYGALVSMVQTDMKKLVAYSSVSHLGFVVLGIFAMTIESVQGAVIQMINHGLSTGALFLLVGILYERTHHREISFYGGIAKLVPLYSTVLMIAMLSSIGLPGLNGFIGEFLILIGSFKSSVLNSWWFTIFAATGVILSAVYMLWMYQRVVFGEVKNEELKHKLTDMNLREMIVVVPIFVFIVWIGVYPSTFLKLTEASTQSILQQVGSYTINLFK, encoded by the coding sequence ATGAAACAAAACTTACTCTTAACATATTTACTACTTACTCCGATCATCGGAAGCGTGCTTGTTCTATTCTTCAAGCAAGAACAGAAACAGCTCATCCGCTGGTTTGGTTTAGCAATATCTCTTATTGCATTTATTATTTCATTGATTGTTTATTTTGGATTCGATTCCGCCAATTCCCAATTCCAATTTATTCATCAAATTGTTTGGATAAAAAGTTTGAACATCAGCTATCATGTTGGTGTTGACGGAATTTCACTTCTTCTTGTTCTACTTACAACATTTTTAACCCCGCTTACACTTCTTTCAACTTGGAAAGCGATTGAAAAAAATGTGAAGATGTTCACATTCTCTATGCTCTTTCTCGAAGTCGGAATGCTCGGCGTTTTTATTTCGCTCGATATTTTCTTGTTCTATATTTTCTGGGAAGCAATGCTCATCCCGATGTACTTCATCATCGGTATTTGGGGCGGTGAAAGAAAAATTTACGCCGCAGTTAAATTTTTTATCTTCACAATGTTCGGAAGTTTGTTAATGCTTGTTGCAATTATCTGGCTGGCGGTTTATGCTTCAAGCACGCTTGGATATTTTACAACGAACTTATTAGATCTTTATAAAGTTGGTCCAACAATTCCTCACGAAATTCAATCGTGGATGTTCGGAGCGTTCTTCTTGAGCTTTGCAATCAAGGTTCCGATCTTTCCACTTCATACGTGGCTGCCCGATGCGCACGTTGAAGCACCTACTGCCGGTTCTGTTATTCTTGCCGGAGTATTGTTGAAGATGGGAACTTATGGTTTGATTCGATTTTGTCTGCCTTTGTTTCCACAATCGTCAGTTCAATTTGCGCCAATCATTTCTGTGCTTGCTGTTATAGGAATTATTTACGGTGCGCTTGTTTCGATGGTGCAGACCGATATGAAAAAGTTGGTTGCGTATTCTTCCGTTTCCCATCTTGGATTTGTTGTGCTCGGAATTTTTGCAATGACTATCGAATCTGTTCAAGGTGCGGTTATTCAAATGATCAATCACGGTTTATCCACGGGAGCGTTATTTCTTTTAGTAGGTATTCTATATGAAAGAACACATCACCGCGAGATTTCTTTTTATGGAGGAATTGCTAAACTCGTTCCATTATATTCAACTGTGTTGATGATAGCGATGTTGTCATCAATCGGTTTACCTGGATTGAACGGATTTATCGGAGAGTTTTTGATTTTGATCGGTTCGTTCAAATCATCTGTTCTGAACAGTTGGTGGTTTACAATTTTTGCCGCAACGGGAGTAATCTTATCTGCAGTTTATATGTTGTGGATGTATCAGCGTGTTGTTTTTGGTGAAGTAAAAAATGAAGAATTGAAACACAAATTGACCGATATGAACTTGCGAGAGATGATTGTGGTTGTACCGATTTTTGTTTTCATAGTTTGGATTGGTGTTTACCCGAGTACATTCTTAAAACTTACTGAAGCATCAACGCAATCAATACTTCAGCAAGTTGGTTCATATACAATAAATTTGTTTAAATAG
- a CDS encoding Ppx/GppA phosphatase family protein yields the protein MKNNNQNLAAIDVGTNSFHLIVVKTKEGSGFEIIDREREVIRLGAGSSGNIKFIKPEVFGRAIATLKRFKGIADSHNAVVRAVATSAVRESYNKNEFIQTVLKETGIEIEVISGYEEARLIYLGTMKAVPIFNKKALVIDIGGGSTEFLIGHKGISNFSISLKIGAVRLTEKFFPDYVVTDSRIKECKKWVEVEMVQAVSVIKKMGFSICIGSSGTIMSTGFIIQAMRKGNSTPGTILNNFEFTRKELEKVKEDILSRKTVEKRKKIPGLDEKRADIAPAGIIILSEIFQLLNLNTLTISGYALREGIILDSLQKLHADSSMPNLSDIRNESVRNLAESCKYDHLHCKHIAKLSVDFFDQLKNLHKLDDECKEYLYAAAMLHDIGYHISHTNHHQHSFYIIKNSELLGFNENEISIIAHTARYHRKSHPKSRHEDFNLLSPATQEVVKKLSAILRVVDAFDRTHKQLVKSIKAEINKNSIDLTLKCQNGIVPEIELWNLERRKGLFEEVFQKKIKVSCI from the coding sequence ATGAAAAACAATAATCAAAATTTGGCTGCAATTGATGTAGGCACGAACTCTTTCCATCTAATTGTTGTGAAAACAAAAGAGGGTAGTGGCTTTGAAATTATTGATAGAGAAAGAGAAGTAATTCGTCTGGGTGCAGGTAGTAGCGGAAATATTAAATTTATCAAACCGGAAGTTTTTGGAAGAGCAATTGCGACTCTGAAAAGATTTAAAGGTATTGCTGATTCTCATAATGCAGTTGTAAGAGCTGTGGCTACCAGCGCTGTACGGGAATCATATAATAAGAATGAATTCATTCAAACTGTTTTGAAAGAAACTGGAATTGAGATAGAAGTTATCAGCGGTTACGAAGAAGCACGTCTTATTTATTTGGGTACAATGAAAGCTGTGCCAATCTTTAATAAGAAAGCTTTGGTGATTGATATCGGAGGCGGTAGCACAGAATTTTTAATCGGTCATAAAGGGATTTCAAATTTTTCAATTAGTCTAAAGATTGGTGCCGTTAGATTAACTGAAAAATTTTTCCCGGATTATGTTGTAACAGATTCTAGAATTAAAGAATGTAAAAAATGGGTTGAAGTTGAAATGGTCCAAGCAGTATCTGTAATCAAGAAGATGGGATTCAGTATTTGTATTGGTTCATCGGGAACAATAATGTCAACCGGTTTTATTATTCAAGCCATGCGCAAAGGGAATTCAACTCCGGGAACAATCCTAAATAATTTTGAATTTACCAGGAAAGAATTAGAAAAAGTTAAAGAAGATATTCTTAGCAGAAAAACTGTTGAGAAGAGAAAAAAGATTCCCGGACTTGATGAGAAAAGAGCGGACATTGCACCTGCCGGAATAATTATTCTTTCAGAAATTTTTCAATTATTAAATCTCAACACGCTGACAATATCGGGATATGCGCTACGGGAAGGAATAATTCTAGATTCGCTGCAAAAACTTCATGCAGATTCTTCAATGCCGAATTTGTCTGATATCAGAAATGAAAGCGTGAGAAACCTTGCCGAATCTTGCAAATATGATCATCTGCATTGTAAACACATTGCCAAACTTTCGGTTGATTTCTTTGATCAACTAAAGAATTTGCACAAGCTTGATGATGAATGTAAAGAATATCTATATGCTGCGGCTATGCTTCATGATATTGGTTATCATATTTCGCACACGAACCATCATCAGCATAGTTTCTATATTATAAAAAACAGCGAGCTGCTTGGTTTTAATGAAAATGAAATCAGTATAATTGCTCATACTGCGCGTTACCATAGAAAAAGCCATCCAAAGTCTCGTCACGAAGATTTTAATTTGTTATCACCGGCAACTCAAGAAGTGGTAAAAAAACTTTCAGCAATTTTAAGAGTTGTTGATGCTTTTGACCGCACTCATAAACAGCTGGTAAAATCAATTAAAGCAGAAATAAATAAAAACTCAATTGATCTGACCCTAAAATGTCAAAATGGAATCGTGCCCGAAATTGAATTATGGAATCTTGAAAGACGTAAAGGTTTGTTCGAAGAAGTATTCCAAAAGAAAATAAAAGTTAGTTGTATATAG
- a CDS encoding NAD(P)H-hydrate dehydratase yields MIPLYTSQQVREADNFAINTLGIPSIVLMENAARSLYQDILLNLSEKLENKNVGIVCGKGNNGGDGFAVARHFIINEYFVKIISLGAEEELKGDALTNFRIIKNLINEYPSSKLMIYESAKDLSQFDDCSLIIDAMLGTGSRGELTEPYKEIVERINQSNAFKVAVDLPTGLDLENAYGEVVFNADLTVTLSNYKTGLFYGKGYVNCGSISRGTIGIGNEFYSKLIISDYLIEPEDAYYGLPAKKLDQHKYSAGKVFVIAGSGKLPGASFLTANAVLRSGAGSSVLAFPKSIKTLAQQMLDSAIVYAYEDSGQEILSDKNLKELDDKINWANVVAIGPGLGRDQSTIDAVIEILKKHKSKKFVIDADGIFALRNEEYKKLNLKGNVLTPHQKEFSDMIGISLDELEKNILKYGKIFSTENGCYLVLKGAPTIIFNPGGETFINSAGNPGLAKFGSGDVLTGMIAGFLAQSNEIEDALISAIYIHSLAADLLLEEKTEYGYTSEDLIDQIPHAIKFILNSFV; encoded by the coding sequence ATGATACCACTTTATACATCACAGCAGGTCCGCGAAGCTGACAACTTTGCAATTAATACTCTCGGTATTCCAAGTATTGTTTTGATGGAGAATGCAGCGAGAAGTCTTTATCAGGATATCCTTCTTAATCTTTCTGAAAAATTAGAGAATAAAAATGTTGGTATTGTTTGCGGTAAAGGGAATAATGGCGGTGATGGATTTGCTGTTGCACGTCATTTTATAATAAATGAATATTTTGTAAAAATTATTTCTCTTGGCGCTGAAGAAGAATTAAAAGGAGATGCTTTAACAAATTTCAGAATTATTAAAAATTTAATTAATGAATATCCTTCTTCTAAATTAATGATCTATGAAAGTGCAAAAGATCTATCTCAATTTGATGATTGTTCTTTAATAATTGATGCGATGCTCGGAACCGGAAGTCGTGGTGAATTAACGGAACCTTATAAAGAAATTGTAGAGAGAATAAATCAGTCGAATGCTTTCAAAGTTGCGGTAGATCTACCAACAGGTTTAGATTTAGAAAACGCCTACGGTGAAGTTGTATTCAATGCAGATCTTACAGTTACACTTTCTAACTACAAGACTGGATTGTTCTACGGAAAGGGTTATGTTAATTGCGGAAGTATATCAAGGGGAACGATTGGAATTGGAAATGAATTTTACAGTAAACTTATTATTTCAGATTATCTAATTGAGCCGGAAGATGCGTATTACGGATTACCGGCTAAAAAATTAGATCAGCATAAATATTCTGCGGGAAAAGTTTTTGTTATTGCCGGAAGCGGAAAACTTCCGGGTGCTTCATTCTTAACTGCAAATGCTGTCTTAAGAAGCGGTGCAGGTTCTTCTGTTCTTGCATTCCCGAAATCTATTAAAACACTTGCTCAGCAGATGCTTGATAGCGCAATTGTTTATGCTTATGAAGATAGCGGACAAGAAATTCTTAGTGATAAAAATCTCAAGGAACTTGATGATAAAATTAATTGGGCAAATGTTGTTGCAATTGGTCCGGGATTGGGGAGAGATCAATCTACGATTGATGCAGTTATCGAAATATTAAAAAAGCATAAATCTAAAAAATTTGTAATAGATGCGGATGGAATATTTGCTCTTCGGAATGAGGAATATAAAAAGTTGAATCTAAAAGGGAATGTGTTAACACCTCATCAAAAAGAATTTTCGGATATGATAGGAATTAGCTTAGATGAACTTGAGAAAAATATATTAAAATATGGCAAAATATTTTCTACTGAAAATGGTTGTTACTTAGTATTAAAAGGTGCGCCTACAATTATTTTTAATCCAGGCGGAGAGACATTTATTAATAGTGCAGGTAATCCCGGATTAGCAAAATTTGGAAGCGGAGATGTTCTTACCGGAATGATCGCCGGCTTTCTTGCCCAGTCAAATGAAATTGAAGACGCACTTATTAGTGCGATTTATATCCACAGCTTAGCCGCAGATCTTTTACTTGAAGAAAAGACCGAATACGGCTATACATCAGAGGACTTAATTGATCAGATCCCGCATGCAATCAAATTCATTCTTAATTCGTTTGTATAA
- a CDS encoding NADH-quinone oxidoreductase subunit N, translating into MPQNNYEYFLLMPQIIIGVGIVLSVLIEIYTKKSEQILPWFSIAMFFATAFYSVFNINQNFVLFGGMIEVGGKPAIFNFIFNIGAALVVLSSIDYLKKYGTYFGEYYILIQSAVLGMMVMSGAKDIIMIFMGLELMSICFYVLAGINRKKLSANEASMKYFLLGAFATGFIVYGIALIYGATGTTSVQNLVENFVGYSSNIIFILGMIFFLIGFSFKIAAVPFHMWVPDVYQGSATTVASLMSTIGKAAAFSVLIIILSVVFNFNAPNVFQPYFATISALSMLFGSIVAISQTNLKRMLAYSSISHAGYMAIGLAAGNVFSVAGIIFYLAAYTFMNIGAFTIISIVEGENDSRIDLNSFAGLNAKSPILAATMALFMFALAGIPPLAGFFGKYYVFIAAIQSKLTWLAILGVLSSVISVYFYIRVVVFMYFRDAAEDFKIIISPYSLTAVIIAALLILVFGILPDTLMNVITSVLK; encoded by the coding sequence ATGCCACAAAATAATTACGAATATTTTTTATTGATGCCTCAAATTATAATTGGAGTTGGAATTGTATTATCGGTTCTAATCGAGATCTATACTAAGAAGAGCGAGCAAATCCTTCCTTGGTTTTCAATTGCAATGTTTTTTGCAACTGCATTTTATTCTGTGTTTAACATAAATCAAAATTTTGTTTTGTTTGGCGGAATGATTGAAGTGGGAGGCAAACCGGCAATCTTCAATTTCATTTTTAATATCGGTGCCGCGCTTGTTGTTCTTTCATCAATTGATTATCTAAAAAAATACGGCACTTATTTCGGTGAGTATTATATTCTCATTCAATCAGCGGTATTAGGAATGATGGTGATGTCCGGCGCTAAAGATATTATAATGATCTTCATGGGTTTAGAGCTGATGTCGATCTGCTTTTATGTCCTCGCGGGAATCAACCGCAAAAAACTTTCTGCTAATGAAGCATCAATGAAATATTTTTTACTTGGTGCTTTTGCAACGGGATTTATTGTTTACGGCATTGCATTGATCTACGGAGCCACGGGAACAACTAGTGTCCAAAACTTGGTTGAAAATTTTGTTGGTTATTCATCAAATATAATTTTTATTCTTGGAATGATTTTTTTCTTGATCGGATTTAGTTTTAAAATTGCAGCTGTTCCTTTTCACATGTGGGTGCCGGATGTATATCAAGGTTCGGCAACGACAGTTGCTTCACTTATGTCCACAATCGGTAAGGCTGCAGCCTTCAGTGTATTGATAATCATTTTATCGGTTGTTTTTAATTTTAATGCACCGAATGTTTTCCAACCTTACTTTGCAACAATCTCTGCTCTCTCAATGTTATTTGGAAGTATTGTTGCAATCTCTCAAACAAATTTGAAAAGAATGCTTGCTTACTCATCAATCTCTCATGCGGGTTATATGGCAATCGGTCTTGCCGCAGGAAATGTTTTTAGTGTAGCGGGAATAATTTTTTATCTGGCAGCTTATACATTTATGAACATTGGTGCATTCACTATTATTTCGATTGTTGAAGGAGAGAACGATTCCAGAATAGATTTAAATTCTTTTGCCGGATTAAATGCAAAGAGTCCCATTCTTGCAGCGACGATGGCTCTATTTATGTTTGCGCTTGCCGGAATTCCGCCGCTTGCCGGTTTCTTCGGAAAATATTATGTGTTCATTGCGGCTATACAAAGTAAGTTAACTTGGCTTGCAATTTTAGGTGTGCTTTCAAGCGTGATAAGTGTTTATTTCTATATTCGGGTTGTTGTGTTTATGTATTTCAGAGATGCTGCTGAAGATTTCAAAATTATAATTTCACCATATAGCTTAACCGCAGTTATAATCGCAGCGTTGTTAATATTAGTTTTTGGTATTCTTCCAGATACTCTAATGAATGTGATCACTTCTGTATTGAAGTAA
- the asnS gene encoding asparagine--tRNA ligase, producing the protein MRPSVYIKDLKDHVGKEVTLKGWLYNKRSSGKIKFLIMRDGSGYVQCVVFKGNVTDEIFENADKLTQESSFEVTGKVKTEPRSVGGYELDATDVKIISVASEYPITPKEHGIEFLIDNCHLWVRSKKQVAILKIRARVVKAIRDFFDERGFVLFDPPIITPNACEGTSTLFEMEYFDLGKAYLTQSGQLYEESGAMALGKVYSFGPTFRAEKSKTRRHLTEFWMVEPEMAFYDLDDDMDLAEEFLEYIVQTVLSEMKEELKEIERDISKLECVKRPFTRISYTEAVEILKKKGVDFQWGNDLGGTDETLIGEEFDRPVMIHRYPSEVKAFYMKRDPENPKVALAVDVIAPEGYGEIIGGSQREDNLDFLLERIKEHNLPQPFFEWYLDLRRFGSVPHAGFGLGLERTVSWICGLEHLREAIPFPRMIYRNTP; encoded by the coding sequence ATGAGACCTTCGGTTTATATTAAAGATCTAAAAGATCATGTAGGCAAAGAAGTTACCTTAAAAGGGTGGCTCTATAACAAAAGATCCAGCGGTAAAATCAAATTTTTAATTATGCGGGACGGCAGCGGGTATGTCCAATGTGTTGTGTTCAAAGGAAATGTTACAGATGAAATTTTTGAAAATGCCGATAAGCTCACACAAGAATCATCATTTGAAGTAACCGGAAAAGTTAAAACTGAACCGAGGTCTGTGGGCGGTTACGAGCTTGATGCCACCGATGTAAAAATAATTTCCGTTGCAAGCGAATACCCGATCACACCAAAGGAACATGGGATAGAATTTCTAATTGATAACTGTCATCTTTGGGTTCGTTCTAAAAAACAAGTTGCGATATTAAAAATCCGTGCACGCGTTGTAAAAGCTATCCGCGATTTCTTTGATGAACGAGGATTTGTATTATTCGATCCGCCGATCATAACGCCGAATGCTTGCGAAGGAACTTCTACACTTTTTGAAATGGAATATTTTGATCTCGGCAAAGCATATCTGACACAATCAGGACAACTTTACGAAGAGAGCGGTGCTATGGCACTTGGAAAAGTATATTCCTTCGGTCCGACATTTCGTGCAGAAAAATCTAAGACACGCAGACACTTAACCGAATTCTGGATGGTTGAACCGGAAATGGCTTTCTACGATCTTGATGATGATATGGATCTTGCAGAAGAATTTTTAGAGTATATTGTTCAGACAGTCCTTTCTGAAATGAAAGAAGAATTAAAAGAAATTGAACGCGATATATCCAAGCTTGAATGTGTGAAAAGACCTTTCACAAGAATATCTTATACAGAAGCTGTTGAGATTTTGAAAAAGAAAGGTGTTGATTTCCAATGGGGCAATGATCTTGGCGGAACCGACGAAACATTGATCGGTGAAGAATTCGATCGCCCGGTAATGATTCATCGTTATCCATCCGAGGTAAAAGCATTTTACATGAAACGCGATCCGGAAAATCCCAAAGTAGCTCTTGCAGTTGATGTAATTGCACCGGAAGGATACGGAGAAATTATTGGCGGAAGTCAGCGTGAAGACAATTTAGATTTTTTACTTGAAAGAATTAAAGAACATAATTTGCCGCAACCTTTTTTTGAATGGTATCTGGATTTAAGACGATTCGGTTCTGTTCCTCACGCCGGATTTGGTCTTGGACTCGAAAGAACAGTAAGCTGGATTTGCGGATTAGAACATTTACGCGAAGCGATTCCATTCCCAAGAATGATTTATAGGAATACACCTTAA
- the nuoK gene encoding NADH-quinone oxidoreductase subunit NuoK: protein MSSLPMEYYLILSAFMFCVGVAGVLIRRNAIVVFMCIELMLNSANLTLVTFSSYLGNSIGQVFVFFVMTVAAAEAAVGLAIIIAIFRNKKTVNIDEINIFKW from the coding sequence ATGTCATCGTTACCAATGGAATATTATCTTATACTCAGTGCCTTCATGTTTTGTGTAGGTGTTGCTGGAGTACTTATCAGAAGAAACGCGATTGTGGTGTTCATGTGTATTGAACTTATGCTGAACTCTGCGAATCTAACTCTTGTAACTTTTTCATCTTACCTTGGAAATTCCATCGGACAAGTTTTTGTATTCTTTGTTATGACAGTTGCCGCCGCAGAAGCAGCAGTAGGTTTGGCAATCATCATTGCAATATTTAGAAATAAAAAGACAGTCAACATTGACGAGATAAATATCTTCAAATGGTAA